The proteins below come from a single Synechococcus sp. WH 8101 genomic window:
- a CDS encoding pentapeptide repeat-containing protein: MASRLLQPRRWLLAGLLLALLALNSSPAQALDTSTGTGLQDRALFQERVDYTLTNQSDHDFHGQDLRNTSFAGAVGRGADFSDANLHGAIFTQGAFADADFHGADLSDALMDRADFSGTDLRGTLLSGVIASGSSFAGAQIEGADFSDALLDRDDVRRLCRDAEGSHPQTGVSTRESLGC; this comes from the coding sequence ATGGCCTCCCGTCTCCTCCAGCCCAGACGTTGGTTGCTCGCCGGACTGCTGCTCGCCCTACTGGCGCTGAACAGCAGCCCCGCCCAGGCACTCGACACAAGCACGGGAACGGGGCTGCAGGATCGGGCTCTGTTTCAGGAACGGGTCGATTACACCCTCACCAACCAGAGCGACCACGACTTTCATGGTCAGGATCTGCGTAACACCTCCTTTGCCGGGGCGGTGGGTCGCGGCGCCGACTTCAGCGACGCCAACCTCCATGGTGCGATCTTCACCCAAGGTGCATTCGCCGACGCCGATTTCCACGGCGCTGATCTCTCCGATGCCCTGATGGACCGTGCCGACTTCAGCGGCACTGACCTGCGCGGCACGCTGCTGAGTGGCGTGATCGCCTCAGGCAGCAGTTTTGCCGGCGCACAGATCGAAGGGGCCGACTTCAGCGATGCCCTGCTCGATCGCGATGACGTGCGGCGTTTGTGTCGCGATGCGGAAGGGAGTCATCCGCAGACGGGGGTCTCCACCCGCGAGAGCCTGGGCTGCTGA
- a CDS encoding folylpolyglutamate synthase/dihydrofolate synthase family protein encodes MTLQELLPPFEQRGMDLSLIRIQRALAALGSPSQSIPAVQVVGTNGKGSVATLIDSGLRAAGIRSGLTTSPHLIDWCERIRVEGRMISSQELENHLIALQPLAKRERLTPFELLISAALMHFKAEAVDWMVLEAGLGGRLDATTAHPYRPLVAVASIGLDHCEHLGDTLAAVAAEKAAVIEAGTTVISAQQAPEVEAVLEQRVHDVGAALHWVPPLPDDWRLGLQGAWQRENGAVALAVLERIGALGWPISPSSIRSGFAAARWPGRMQPMRWRGHRLLLDGAHNPPAAARLAAERRHWPGEREGIDWILGIQAHKQAQPMLQSLLQPSDRAWIVPVPEHRSWSAEALQRLCPDLAHQLLETSGPDPVLSVLDRLECRGWPQAPPVIAGSLYLLGDLLRRDLLHAE; translated from the coding sequence GTGACGCTGCAGGAGCTGCTGCCCCCCTTTGAGCAGCGCGGCATGGATCTGTCACTGATCAGAATCCAACGCGCTCTTGCGGCCCTGGGATCGCCGAGCCAAAGCATTCCAGCCGTTCAGGTGGTGGGCACCAACGGCAAAGGGTCGGTGGCCACCTTGATCGACAGCGGCCTCAGGGCCGCCGGCATCCGCTCCGGCCTCACCACCTCTCCGCACCTGATCGATTGGTGTGAACGCATCCGTGTGGAGGGTCGGATGATCAGCTCCCAGGAGTTGGAGAACCACCTGATCGCGCTGCAACCGCTGGCGAAGCGCGAACGGCTGACGCCGTTTGAGCTGCTGATCAGCGCTGCGCTGATGCACTTCAAAGCAGAAGCCGTGGACTGGATGGTGCTCGAGGCGGGCCTCGGCGGTCGTCTCGATGCCACCACCGCGCACCCGTATCGGCCGCTGGTGGCCGTGGCCTCGATCGGACTGGATCACTGCGAGCATCTCGGCGACACGCTCGCCGCCGTGGCCGCAGAGAAAGCGGCCGTGATCGAGGCCGGAACCACGGTGATCAGCGCCCAACAGGCCCCTGAGGTGGAGGCGGTGCTGGAGCAACGTGTGCACGATGTGGGCGCTGCACTGCACTGGGTGCCACCGCTCCCGGACGACTGGAGGCTTGGCCTGCAAGGCGCCTGGCAACGGGAGAACGGCGCCGTGGCCCTGGCCGTGCTGGAACGGATCGGCGCCCTGGGCTGGCCGATCTCCCCCAGCAGCATCCGCAGCGGCTTCGCCGCGGCCCGCTGGCCCGGACGGATGCAGCCGATGCGCTGGCGAGGGCATCGGCTGCTGCTGGATGGGGCCCACAACCCACCGGCGGCGGCCCGCCTCGCAGCAGAACGGCGGCACTGGCCTGGGGAGCGTGAGGGCATCGACTGGATCCTGGGCATCCAGGCCCACAAGCAAGCCCAACCGATGTTGCAGAGTTTGTTGCAACCCTCGGATCGGGCCTGGATCGTGCCGGTGCCTGAGCACCGAAGCTGGAGCGCCGAGGCGCTGCAGCGCCTCTGCCCAGACCTGGCCCACCAACTGCTCGAAACGAGCGGGCCGGATCCCGTGCTGAGCGTGCTGGACAGGCTGGAGTGCAGGGGGTGGCCGCAGGCCCCGCCGGTGATTGCCGGGTCCCTCTATCTGCTCGGCGACCTGCTGCGACGCGACCTGCTGCATGCAGAGTGA